CTTCATAAGCTGATTTTGCATTATCTAAGCTTTGCTTTGCTACAACACCACCGTTATACAATTCTTGATAACGTTGATAATCAGCTAACGCTTTTTGATAAACTGACTCCATCGCCGCTGTACTTGCCGTTGCCGCATTGATTTCTTCAACTCTTGCACCTTTTTCTAAATCCATTAGCTGAACTTTTGCTTTTTCTAATGCCAGTGTATCACGATCTAACTGCGCCCTGCTATCCGCTTGATCAATTCTAGCTGCTAACGCCCCTTTTGCTATTGTATCACCTTCTTTTACTTGAAGAGAATCTATGTACCCATTCGTCTTCGTTGTAATATCTACTTTTGTCACTTCTACCGTTCCTGTATAAACAAGTGCATCTTCCTGCTGTTTATATAGTTTATAGCCTGCTATACAGAATAATACAATTAAAAATATGGAAACAAAAACCTTCTTTTTCTTCTGCATTTCCTTCACCTCTTTTTTAAATCATATTTACTCACTTGCAATCCCATAAAGATAATTTTTTAGTACATTAGTTAGATAAGCATCCACTGAATTTTCTTTATTCGGCATAATTTTTCTACGAATCGGTTTTGTAACAAAATAAAAAATTATCATTCCAGCTAAAGAAAATGCCGTATGTGGAATATCTAAATCACTTTTAAACTCCCCATCTTCTACACCAGCTTTTATCGTTTGATAAATAAAACGATAAACTTTCGAACTTTGATTCTCAACTATCGCTCCTCCATATTCTGTCGGACTTGTTACTTCATTCATCATAAATCTTGTCAAGTAAGGGTAATTTAAATGAACTTTTGCAACCTGGTTTGCAAAAAAACGAAATCTTTCCATAGCAGATAAACCGATTTGTTTTTCAACTAAGTCCAAAGCTTCTAAAACCGGTTTTAATTGATTCTTAAGTACCTCCTGATAAAGCCCTTCTTTACTCTGAAAATAATAAGAAATTGCTGATACATTCACCTGAGCTATACTTGTTACTTCCCTTACTGATACAGCAAAAAATCCTTTTGTAGCAAATAATTTCGTAGCAATTTCAATTAATTTTGTACGCGTATCTTTCTCCATTTCAACCTCCAAACAAACGATTGTTTGAATTCATTTTATCAAGCCATTTATTTACTGTCAATATAAAAAACAACCGCCCTTTGCATTTTTGCAAAGGGCGGTTATCCTCTATTTATTCTTCGTTACGATAATATTTATCTTTTACGATAACGTCGTGAGAGCTTCCTTCAACAATACTTGTTGCAGAAATCAATGTTAATTTCGCATTTTTTTGTAACTCAGGAATTGTTAATGCACCACAGTTACACATCGTTGAACGAACTTTATTTAACGTAACTGTTACATTATCCTTTAAGCTACCAGCATATGGAACATAGGAGTCAACGCCTTCTTCGAAGGATAATTTTTTATCTCCGCCCATGTCATAACGTTGCCAGTTACGCGCTCTATTGGAGCCTTCGCCCCAATACTCTTTTAAGTAATTTCCTTTAATTTTAACTTTATTTGTTGGACTTTCATCAAAGCGGGAGAAGTATCTACCGAGCATTACGAAATCAGCACCCATAGCTAAAGCTAAAGTTACATGATAATCGTGTACAATACCACCATCAGAACATACCGGAATATAAATTCCTGTTTCTGCAAAATATTCATCACGTGCAGCAACTACATCAATCAACGCTGTAGCTTGTCCACGTCCAATCCCTTTTTGTTCACGAGTGATACAAATAGAACCACCACCGATACCGACTTTAATGAAATCAGCACCTGCTTCAGCTAAGAAACGAAAGCCTTCACGATCTACAACGTTGCCTGCACCAACTTTAACTTCATTGCCAAAGTTTTTATGAATATATTCAAGTGTGATTTTTTGCCATTCAGAGAAACCTTCTGAAGAATCAATACAAAGTACATCTGCACCAGCAGCAATTAACGCAGGAACGCGTTCCGCATAATCACGTGTATTAATACCAGCGCCTACAACATAACGTTTTTGCGCATCAATTAATTCATTTGTATTCTCTTTATTATCCGTATAGTCTTTACGGAATACCATGTATTTTAAGCGTTGATTTTCATCTATTAATGGCAGCATATTTAATTTATGTTCCCATATTAAGTTATTCGCATCTTTTAAGGAAGTCGTATCCGCGTCTGCCCAAATTAATTTTTCAAAAGGCGTCATGAAATCTGCAACTTTTGTATCCATAGACATTCTTGTTACACGATAGTCACGACTTGTTACAATACCAAGTAATTTTCCTTCTGGCGTACCATCTTCAGTAACTGCCATCGTAGAATGACCTGTTCTTTCTTTCAGGTCGACAACTTCACGTAAAGTTGTACTTGGAAGAATATTAGAATCGCTTCTTACAAAACCTGATTTGTAATTTTTCACTCTAGCAACCATCGCTGCTTCATTTTCGATGGATTGAGAACCATAAATAAATGAAACACCACCTTCTTTAGCTAAAGCAACAGCCATTTTATCATCAGAAACGGCCTGCATAATCGCAGAAGTTAATGGAATATTCATCGAAATCGAAGGTTCTTCACCCTTTTTAAATTTTACAAGAGGAGTTTTTAAACTCACATTTGCTGGAATACATTCTGTAGAAGAATATCCAGGTACTAA
This genomic interval from Selenobaculum gibii contains the following:
- a CDS encoding IMP dehydrogenase, whose amino-acid sequence is MAYYFSEASHTFGEYLLVPGYSSTECIPANVSLKTPLVKFKKGEEPSISMNIPLTSAIMQAVSDDKMAVALAKEGGVSFIYGSQSIENEAAMVARVKNYKSGFVRSDSNILPSTTLREVVDLKERTGHSTMAVTEDGTPEGKLLGIVTSRDYRVTRMSMDTKVADFMTPFEKLIWADADTTSLKDANNLIWEHKLNMLPLIDENQRLKYMVFRKDYTDNKENTNELIDAQKRYVVGAGINTRDYAERVPALIAAGADVLCIDSSEGFSEWQKITLEYIHKNFGNEVKVGAGNVVDREGFRFLAEAGADFIKVGIGGGSICITREQKGIGRGQATALIDVVAARDEYFAETGIYIPVCSDGGIVHDYHVTLALAMGADFVMLGRYFSRFDESPTNKVKIKGNYLKEYWGEGSNRARNWQRYDMGGDKKLSFEEGVDSYVPYAGSLKDNVTVTLNKVRSTMCNCGALTIPELQKNAKLTLISATSIVEGSSHDVIVKDKYYRNEE
- a CDS encoding TetR/AcrR family transcriptional regulator — encoded protein: MEKDTRTKLIEIATKLFATKGFFAVSVREVTSIAQVNVSAISYYFQSKEGLYQEVLKNQLKPVLEALDLVEKQIGLSAMERFRFFANQVAKVHLNYPYLTRFMMNEVTSPTEYGGAIVENQSSKVYRFIYQTIKAGVEDGEFKSDLDIPHTAFSLAGMIIFYFVTKPIRRKIMPNKENSVDAYLTNVLKNYLYGIASE